GCTCGATACAGTTGGTGCGATTGCCTCAATATCCTCTGCGTGCTGCTCGGCAAACTGCTGAAGCTCTTCATATGTGACGTTTCTGTTACTGTTTCTTCCTGTGATGTTTATTTGAATGAGATTTGTTCCAAGCCTTTGCAGCCTGTCTGTTATGCTTTTGGTGCTTCCCTGGGCAAGCCCAACAACCGCAATTACTGCCCAGATACCAATGATGACGCCAAGCATAGTAAGAAAAGACCTTAGCTTATTTGAAAGGATGCTCTTTATTGCCATCTTGAAAGCCAAAGCAAACTGAGCCACCTGTCAGCTCACCTCCTTGTCCTCTATTATTTGACCGTCCTGAATTCTTACAATCCTTCTTGCCTGCATGGCAATGTTGTTATCGTGCGTGATTAGGACAATGGTGTTTCCTTGAGCGTGAAGCTCCTTGAAAATCTGCATAATCTCAGCACCTGATTTTGAGTCCAAGTTCCCAGTGGGCTCGTCAGCCAGGATTATTGGCGGGCTTGTGACAAGCGCCCTTGCAATTGCAACTCTCTGCTGCTGACCGCCTGAAAGCTCTCTTGGCCTGTGGTGCATTCTATGTTCCAAGCCAACCCTGGCAAGAGCTTCTTTGGCAAGCTTGTGACGCACAGAGGCTGGAACACCTTTGTAGATTAAAGGAAGCTCAACGTTTTCAAGAGCTGTGAGCTGTGGTATTAAGTTAAAGTTTTGAAACACAAAGCCTATCTTGCTGTTTCGAATCTCTGCAAGCTGGTTGTCATTTAGCCTGCTGACTTCATGACTATCCAGTATGTATGTGCCAGATGTTGGTGTGTCAAGACAGCCTATGATGTTCATAAGAGTTGATTTTCCTGAGCCGGATGGACCCACTATTGCAACAAACTCGTGAACATTGATTTTCAGGTTAATACCGTTTAAAGCATACACCTCATTTTCGCCCATCTTGTAGATTTTGTAGATATCATAAAGTTCGATCATAGCAAGCTTTCACCTTCTTTTTTTATTACCTGTTTGTGTTACTTCCCTGAGAACCAGACGACTGATTTGTTCTGCCAGTACCGCTTTGGTTTTGTCTGAACTGTCTGAACTCGCCTGGCATTCCACCACCTGGTCCGCCAAACCCGCCCATTATGTTAAATCCCTGCTGAGTTTGCGTCTGGGTGCTTGTTGAGCCTGTAGAAAGCGGTGGCAGGACAACGATATCGCCTTCGCTAAGTCCGCTTACAATCTCGATGTATGAGTCATTGTTTATACCAACCTCAACAGGTCGCAAAACTGCGCCTTTATAGTAGCTGCTACCCAGCAAACTTGCCATCCTTCTTGTTCGCAGCTGCGAAGAGCTACCTGTGCCTTGACTATTTTGTGACCATGAACCTCTTGACTGGCTGCTTGTCGACTGCTGCGTATTTTCTGTGCTGCTACCTTCTTGCTGCCATCTTTGTCGCCAGTTTTGTGAGCCTTGAGCAGAGCTTTGCTGATTGTTTCCAAAACCTCCCTGTGGGAAAAATCCGCCAGTTTGCCCTTCTTGAGTGCTATTTTGACTTGAGCTTTTTACAAACACAAAGTACCTGTTGCCGAATTTCTGGACAGCTTCAAGCGGCACCATCAAAACATCTTGTTTCTGGTCTACAATTATCTCTGCGTTTGCGTTCATGCCAATCTTGAGGTTCTTGGGATTGTCAATTGAGATCGTAACAGAGTATGTTGTAACACCGTTCTGGGTTGTTCCCTCAAGCGGGATTTTGGCTACTTTGCCTGTCAGCGGGTTTGTCTGGGTCTCTGGTAGAGCATCAACTGTTATATTTACTTTTTGCCCTACTTTTATTTTAGCAATATCAAGCTCATCTATGTCAACCCTGAATACTAAATTTTTGTTATCAAATACAGTTGCAAGTACCTCTCCCGCTTTTATGTTATCGCCTTTCTTGAAGTTTATATTGGTCACAACACCGTCAAACGGAGCTTTAATGTAGTAGTTTTCCAAGTTATCCTCTGCATCCTTTAACTGGTCCTGCAAGTTTTTAAGCTGTGTCTGGTAGTTCTTGAGCTGTTTTGACAGGTCATCGTTTGAAAGTTTTAAAAGCACAGCACCTTTTTCAACAAACTGGTTGTTTCTTGCAAAAATCTCAGAAACCTCGCCGTCAACCTTTGCCTTGACATTTTCTTTGTCTACATACTCCAAGGTTGCATCCTGCGTGCTAAGATATACTTCAGCTCCTACCTTTATCTCAGCACTTGCCTTCATACCTTCCTTCAGAGCGCCGGGGTTTGAGATTGTGATTTCAACATCAAAAACTTTGCCACCGTAGTCATTTGTGTAAGTTGTGTTCCCAAGATAGCTTACTGTGCCCTGGATTGACTGTGAAATGTCAGGAATGTAAACAACTGCTGGCGCACCTATCTTGACCTTGTCGAAAAGCGCTGCTGAAAATGGTAATGTAACTTTCAGCTTTGATGTATCAATTATTGTCAAAACGCTTAAGCCTTTTGAAATTCTGTCTCCTTCTTGAGCATTCAGATTTTTAACATACCCTGAAATGGGTGCGGTGATAACAAGGTTTTTGATGCTTTCCTGAACATCTGCAATTGAAGAGTTTACATCGTCAATCTGACTCTTTATTGAGTCAATCTTGTTCTTTGCATCCTGGCTTTCAAGCTCAAATATTACATCCCCTTTTTTGACAGAATCCCCGTCTTTGAAAAATACATTTGTGATGGTTGAGCTCACAGTTGATGTGAGATCAACGCTCTGGGCAGACTCAATCGGACCTGAACCGGTGACACTAACGGTTATATCGCCACGCGTCACTCTTGCAGTCCTCTGCTGAACTGTTTGATTTCGATTTTTTCTTCCCTGAACAAACCTGTATATTCCAAACCCTGCCCCTGCCAAAATTGCAACAATTACTATGGATATTATAACTCTCTTTAAAACCTTGCTTTTTAAACTGAACTTAAACTTTGAAGTTTTTAGCGGTTTTACTTTCTCTGCCATATGCACACCCTTCCTTTCGCTTTTTTTACTGCTTTATTTTGAGCTCTGGCTATATGTCCCCATAACCATAATCCTTTTTGCAGTTGTCTTTTTGCTGTCAGAATACCAGATGTACACTATGTTGTTTGCTTTCAAATCCTTAACAGTCAGATTCTTTTCTGTCATCTGACCATTTTGAAATGTTCTTGTAACAATCACTGTTGATTTTGAAATTGCTATTGTCTTTGTCTGGCTTGATAGCTTTAGATTCATCATGCCTCTGCCAAATCCACCTTGAGGTAGCTGAGAAGCCATTCTTTGCTGAGGTTGATTGTTTGATGTGTTTTGCCTTGGCTGTGGTCTTTCGATTGTCGCAACTGTGATGGTTATTTTGTTTGACTCAACTTTTTTAATCACACCAATTAACTCCGGCGTCTGATATGGGTCGTATGTGCCCTGGACAAGAATTTTTGAGATGGTTTTCTTTTTGCTATCTGCATACCAGATGTACAAGATGTTGTTTGTCTTTAAGTCCTTTGTTGACAGCTTCTTCTCTGTTATCTGACCATTTTGAAATACTCTTGTTACAATTGATGTTTTGCTTGAAACTGTAATTGTTTGCGTCTTGTTTGTCAGCTCAATTCTACCTCTTCCAAATCCTCTACCATCGCTTTGAGAAGAGAGCTTTGCGATGTAGATTGTGATTTTACTGCCAGATAAACTCTTTACAACGCCAATTAAATCTGGCTGGGAATTTTGAGCACTGTTCGATTGGGCATATGATATATTCCATGGTAAGATCAACACTGCAGCTATAAAAGTAAATGTTAACATAAGGGACATATAAGCTTTTAGGCTTTTCGTTATTCTCATTTTTTTTGCGTTTCCTTCTATGAAGATTTTTCCTCTTTAAATATATTAGCAGTAATTTGTAAATAAATTTTTAAATTTTTATAAACAAATTTTAATGAAATGTGAAAATTGTGAAATGCGGAAAAATAAAAAAGGTGGGCTAAATACCCATCTCGCTTTTAGTCATAACCAGAAAAATTTAGCGAAGATAATAACATTATCTTTTTCATCAGTCTAACCCTCTATTTTTACAAAACCGTTTTCTTCTAAAAACTTAATGGCTTCCTCTATTTTTTTCTCGGTGTATTTATTGCCTTTTAACCTTTTCACTTTTTCTATAATTTCTTTTTTATTAAGCACATCAGTCCCTCGAATTTTTAGTTGATTTATCACGTAATCCACTGTTGAAAAATTAACTCCAATTCTGAGACGTTAAAGCTCAACAAGTTTTTTATTATATCCTTAATCACTTTTGTGTCTATCATCTCTATCTCATGATGGCTCAAATATTTTTCATCATCTGATACTTCTTTATTAATTTCTAATCTGTTTATACCACATTCTAACTGGCTATTTGTACGGACCATAATAGTGAATCTAAAGCTAACATTACTTCTTTGTTTTTCTCGTCTATTATTTAGACACTCTAATTGGTAAATTCATTTAAATTCAGTAAAAGTAATTTAATTTTATTTACTATAACTATTTCTTCTTAGCTATACTATCAAAAATTTTATTTCTATTGAGATTTTAGCCTAATTCAAGTATATTTTTATTATAGCGATTCTTTACAAATACCAGTAGGAGAGGTGATGATTTCAGATGAACAGGTGGTATCTTTTTTTTGTGATGGTTATTCTACTTTGGACAGCTACTGGTTTTTCAGCAGCCAAGCCAGACTATAAGCAGCTTTATGAAAATCTGTTGAAACAGTACAATAGTTTAAAGTCTGAAAACGCAAATCTTAAAAAGCAAATTAATACACTTCAAAATCAGGTAAAATTGTTAAACCAAAAAATTTCAAGCTTGCCTAAGGAATATGAATATGATCTTGTCAAAGATGATGTGACTATTTCAGAAAAACTTCCATTCATCAGCTACAAAGGACGAAGATATGTGCTCTTTGATTCAATTATTACTACTTTTTTATGCATTACAAATAAAGATTATGCATTTGATGTTCAAGAAAAAAAGGTTAAAATTTTGTCCTCTTTTAAGAAAAAAGAAGGAACGTGGCTAACTGATCTTAAACCAACATATTTAGGAATGTTCTCCTCCTTTGGCTTTAACGATGAAAATATAACTGTCAATTATCAAAAGTTCTTCAAAAATATCTGGTGGAAACACTGGACAAACGGTGCCCAGTTTAGCCTTACGTACAAGATTGAGGGAAAATACAAGAAATTCAGCTGCTGGCTTGGCATAGCAGATTGTTCTACCAACAGTTCAAAAGGTGTAGTCAGAATTTTGGGTGACGACAAGCTTTTAGGCGAGTATAAGCTTGAATTGAACAGAAAACCAACGTTAGCAGAAATAAACGTAGAAGGAATCAATACTTTGACATTACAATTTGAAAGAACCTTTGCGGCTGATTTAGGTGATACTTATATTTGTGTTGGCGACCCGCTTTTGGTTCCTTAAATCTAAGAGGTATGATTAAACAAAATAAAAGAGGGTGAGAATCAATCTCACCCTCTTTTATTTCAGCTTTATTATTATTTCCATGTTCCACTCACACTTGTTTGTGCAAGTTCATTATTATTTGTTAATGAATCTTTTACTCTTTTACTTGTGTCATATGCTGGTACATAGTCTACCTTAATTGTGCTGTATCTCTTGTCACCACTGAACTTGAAGACTATATTGTCGGTCTTAACATCAACGCCTGCATCAGGATTTGTTATTGCTCCTCCGATATACACCTTGAATTGGTCAAGAACATATGTTGAATCTACAACAATTGCTTCACTGAATTTAACTGTAACCTCTGTAACATTATATGTTGCATTGTATACAGCTTCAACTGCAGTAATTGTTGGTGCAATCTTATCACTTGCAGTCACTGGTCCTACTGCACTGCCACTATTAATTGATCTTCCAAGCAGGTCTTTTGTAATTGAGTTAGCCTTGATAGTTACAGTCACACCATTTCCATCTTTCTTAGCATCAGCACCAATTGCTGTTGCAAGGTTCAAAACAACAGCTTTGCTACCTGCATCCCATGTCGCATAAAGAACTCCTATTGTATTTGACCCTGCTTTGACCTCAAAATCCCCAGCATAAAGTGTATATTCATTAATATTGCCTGTTAAGAATACTTTTAACTGTGTTGTTGAAACAGCTTGAACACCGTTAGTTGAGTCAATAGTAACAATTGCAGTGGATGAAGATACAAATTTAGTAGCATCTTTCTGAATTGCCAATGTTGCCTTATTACCATTTGTATCTGCAACACCAATTATCTGCAAGTATGTCATATTAGCAAATTCAGAATCTTTAATTACAAGTTTCACAGTTTTACCATTTGCCAACACGCTTGCAGTTGCACCACTGAAATCCTTAAGTACATAACTGCTATCCAGATACTTATAATTTGTAGCTATATTAGCGCTTGCTGCATTCAATGTCTTATTAAATGTTATATAGAGTTCTGTTGTGTCGCCAGAAACATCATTGTATACTATTGGAGCAACTACATCCGGTGCACTTGTATCAGAAAGTGTAGCTGTAACTGTCTGCGGCAAGCTTGCATTCTTAAGTGGTGTGAGGTCTTCAATGCCACTTACTTGAACTGTTACAACACCTGCTGGCAGTTGTGAAGACAATACAACTTTCAATGTATTCTTAATCTGATTACCACTACTGTCTGTATCCCAGGTAATTACACTGATAACTTTTTGGTTACCATCTTTATCTTTCACAATAATCTTGTTGTCAGAAGGATTAGGAACACGTACATCTTCACTAAATGTTACCTTTACTGTAGTAGAATCAGCTATTGTAACTGATTTAACAGTAGGTCTTTCTGTGTCAATTGTTGGAACAACGTATTTTTCAAATTTTGCTGTCTGCCCAGTATAATCCTTAACTTCTATTGTAACCTTAGCACCAGATACTGGTATACAAGTTGCCAACTCATCACCAGAAGATATTGTTACTACGTTACCATCTACTGATGTACCTGCTATAATACCATTTGACAACGATACACTTACAATGCTCTGTATTGCTTTGCTAAATTCAAGCTTAACCTGGCTAAGTGTTGCTGTGACATTCTTCAACTCAATAGGTGACTTGTCTTCTGCAACACTAAAGCTCATTGATGGATTTACTACAAGCAATCCAGCTATATCTGTAACACCTGTAACACTCAATGTGTTATTACCAACATTCAGAGGAATGTAAAGATTCAGAACAATTACATTTGGGTCTATAGAACTGTCTTCATTGAATCCCTTAACCTCTTTTACGAGGTACATTCCGTTCAATGTATAGTTTGCAGGATTTGCATAGTTTTTAACTGGTTCACTGAACTCAACTCTAAGCTTCTGCGGGTTCTCAGCTGTAACCTTTACTATAGCCGGAGCTGTTCCATCTTGTACAGGGCCAATTTCAGTTGTATATGCCTCCTTAAGACCCAAACCTGTTTTGAGTGTAACTTTAACTTTGTCCTGGTTTGCTAAATCGTCTTTCAAAATTAGTGTAACCTTCTTCTTATCTTCGCTCAGTCGCACTGCACCAATTGACTTTGTTGCATCTCCTACTTTAATTTCATAGTTATTTTTATCAACAGCATAAACGTCCTTTACATCTCTATTGAACGTTACAACAACTTGCTTCAAGTTTGGTACTTCAACTTTTGCAACTTGAAGCTGTACTGGTACTGCTACAAAAGTTTTGCCTGTATCATTACCCTTGTAATACAGTTTATAAGTAGCACCTTCTGTTTGCGCTGCTGTCTTGAGCACAAGCTTTCCTGCTCCAAAGTCAGATGCCTGAGAATCAATTAATGTTACCGCAATTGTCTTTGATGCATCAGATGCATCCTTGATCTCAAAGTCAAGAGGAATTACATCGCCATCTTCAAGTGTTGCAGGCTCATTTCCAAGATATGCATCAACATAAACTTCAATTGTGTCATTTGCAACTGCTTTAACATCTTTAACAACTATAGTCTTTTCTGGTGGGAAGAATGCATTTGCGAATGCTACAGCTGCTTGACCTCTGATTACAACATCACCAATTCCAACTTCATCTTCAATACCATTGAAGAACCCAAGTTCAAGAGCTTTTCTTACATAGTTGAGAGGCCATTTTCCTGCTGCTGGGCTTTCACCTTTTGCAGCAACAAGCATCTTGCAGAGCTCTTCAAACTTGACAGGTTTGTCTGGCTTGAATGTTCCATCTGGGTAACCATTTACAATGCCGAGGTCTTTACCTGCCTCAACATATGCAAATGCCCAATGATCCTGTGGAACATCTGTGAATGACTGCTCAGCATAAACATAGTCTTTTACCACATCTTCTTGACCTGTTGCTCTGATAATCATTGCCAAGATTTCTGCTCTTGTAAGTTGCTTGTCGAGCATCAGGTCGCCTTGCTCATTACCTTTCAAGATACCTTTGTCTTGGAGAATCTTTGCTGCCTGGTCATACACAGAACCAGCTGTCTCTTCTGTAGTAGCTTCGTCCTGTGCAAACACAGGCGCAATTATTGAAAGAGCAAATAAGAGAACTGTTACGATAGCGATGAGTCTTTTGAATTTTTTCATAACTACTCACCAAACCTCCTTGTATGATTTTTTAGTGATGAGGTTATACTATTTTTTATAGCCTCATCACTTACAGCTAAAATTTTATCAAGCGGTTTTTTAATAGTCAATAGCTCTGACTAAACTGTAATCAAACTGTAAAATTAGTGAAACAATTTTATTACACTTTGAAAACCTGCATAGCCTCTTTTAAATCCTGTGCAAGCTTATTGAGGCTTTCTGCCATAGCACGAAGCTCTTCAATTGCAGCAAGCTGCTCCTGAGTTGATGCAGAAACCTCTTCTGAGGATGCAGCAGTCTCCTGTGATATTGCCGAGATATTTTCGATGCTTCTCACAATAGTATCTTTTTCTTTATCTATTGACATAATAGATTGATTAATATTTTCTATACCATCAATTAAATCATCCATAGCAGATTTTATGCTTGAAAATGCTTCTGAAACATTTTTAACAGCTTCATTTTGCTTTTCAATAACATCTTCTACTTTATCAGCAACGTCCTGAGCAGCTTTTGTTTGACTTACAATCCTTTTTATCATATCCTCAACTTCTCTTGTTGACTCTTTTGACTGGTCGGCAAGCTTTCTAATCTCACTTGCAACAACTGCAAAACCTCTTCCTGCCTCACCTGCTTTTGCAGCTTCAATTGAAGCGTTCAGAGCCAAAAGTTTTGTTTGTTCTGAGATGCTGCTTAAAACTTGAATAATTTTGCCAATTGATCTTGAATATTCTGCAAGCTGGTTAATAGTTGAGATCATTGTGTTTGTAATGTTTTCTGTATCAAGCGAAACATTGCTAAGTACCTCAACAGCATTTTCACCTTTTTCAGAAAGATTAGATACCTCTTGTGTCAGTCTTTCCATTTTACTGGATGATTCAACAATAGTTTCTATTTTCTCACCAAAGCGTGAAACTACCTCAACAACACCTGTTGCTTCTTTTGCCTGATTTGATGCACCTTCTGCAATTTCCGAAATTGCTTTTGCAACTTCATTTGAGGCTGCAGCTGTTTCACCAGCTACTGTTGATAATGTAGAAATTGCAGATGTTACCTCACCGCTTAGGGTTACACCTTTTTCTATAAGCTGTTTAATATTTTTTGTCATATTATTGAAACTGTGTGCCATAAGACCTATCTCGTCATAACGCTGAATATCTAATTTTACTGTCAAATCGCCTTTTTCTGCAACTTCAAATGCCTTTGTTATCTTTTCTATGTCTCTAACAATTCTCAACGCAAAATATATTCCAAGAACAAGTGCAAGCAAAGTAAATGTTATTGTAAGAACAATTGAAATGACTTCTAATTTCCTTGCACTTGTCATGAGCTGTGAAATAGGAATCATACCTATAACAGCCCACGGTGTATCTGGAATCAATGAATAGGTTATAAGAAATGGTTGATTTGAATATACTGTATCAAAAGCTCCTGATTGCTTATCAGCCTTCATATTTTCTAAAACCTTTTTTATAAAATTGGTATCTTTGTTTGGTATATTTTTGAATTTGTTCTCCCATTCAATTGGTAGTACAACCTGCCCCTGAGAAGAAACTGCAAGCATAAATCCACCCTGTTGAGAAATCTGAGATTCCTGAAGCTGGTCTCTAAGCCAGCTCTTGCTTACATCAAAGAGCATCACACCAAGAGTTTCATTTGTTGCAATGTCTTTAAACGGAAGTCCTATACAAAAAGCATACTCAGGAATATTTGCATTGTTTTTTTGGGCAACCTCATCAAACTCCTTATCATGCGCTTCAATTATTGTAGGTCCTCCAGCATCAAGTATTTTTTTGTACCATCCTGTATTTTTTATTTTTTCATAATCAAGTTCAAACACTATTGATGGATTAAACAATGATTTTTCTTTGTTTACCAATATGTAAATCCCTGCAATCATGTTATTAGAAATTAATACATTTTGGATAGCTTTGTTTGCATTCGTCTGCAGTGTTATTTTTTCGTAGTCTTCTAATGCTACCTGTTTACTTTCAGAGTAGTACCTTTGAATAAGCTCATTAGACATAAGTTGAGTTGCATTGTTCTGAGCAGTTTTAATTGCAAGCTGAAAGTATTTTGCAGTTGAGTCTGTTGCAGCAAGATATGATTTCTTACTTTCATTGATAACCGATTTTACGGACATTGATATTGACAAAATATCAATTATTACAATTGGAACAATTACTATACACGCAATCAACAATGCAAAGCGTTTTGCAAGTTTTCCACTCTTTAAAAATGAGATAATCAGGCTTTGTAGATTAACGTTATTTCTTGATTTGGCAATACCTTTCTTTTTCACAAGTACTCCCACCCTTATAAATTTTGTATGTTAATTTTGATTATATCTTATTTTACCTGCCAATACAATAAATAAGTCATTCTTTATTAATAATTCGACAAAATATTTTCTCATAATTATTTAACTTTGAATAAACAAAATAACTCAAATAATTTAAATTAAATATACTAATTGGATGGTAATTTAAAACAAAATCCTGCAAAAGACATCCTCTTTTGCAGGGCCATCAAAATTTATTTAAACAGCGTCAAAAGAACCCCTGCTGCAACCGCCGAGCCAATTACCCCGGCAACGTTTGGTCCCATTGCGTGCATCAAAAGAAAGTTTGACGGATTCTCCTTTTGTCCTACAACCTGCGAAACACGTGCTGCCATTGGAACAGCTGAAACTCCTGCAGAACCAATCAAAGGATTTATCTTGCCGCCAGAGAGCTTGTACATAATTTTGCCAAACACAACTCCGCCCTGTGTATGGCTGCCTGCTTTGATTGTCTCATCAACTGCAACTTCAATGTTTCGAAGAGCGTTTAAAGCATCAAATATCCTTACTATATCCATTCCATTTTCGATAGATTTTCGGACAAACATCCTCACAACATCGTCTGGATAGTGTCTGTAACCTAAAAGGTTTTGCCCGCGAAGAAGCATCTGGAGCTTTGTGTTTTTCACTTTTGATCTTATCTTTCGCAAGCGTTCCCAAGGATCTTCATTTAAGTACCTAAGACATGAGTCAAATGTTGCACCGCCCCAGCACTCAATAGAATAATACCCCGCCTTATCTATTTTCTCTAAAATTCCATCAAAATCTTCATAAGGCATTCGCGTGGCAATTAAAGATTGCTGGGCATCCCGCAAAACTGTCTCTGTGATATAAATCCTTTTCATTTTTGTTCAACCCCTTTTACCACCTGAATTGAATTTTGCTGCCAACTTTATTGTTGGTCAATTTTTTAACAAAAGGCGCATGGTATTAATTGTAGCACCTTTGCTTAAATTTTTCTACATTAAACTCTACAAACCTGTTTGTGAACATTTCACTATTTACAGCTTTATATCTGCGCCTATCACTCCCAAAAGCTTACCAATACAGTCATATACAGGCATAGAAACTGTAATGCAGTAGTTTCTTGTTATAGCTGAGATGTAAGCTGAAGATACATATGTGTGACCTGCCACTGCTTTTGTGAACCATTCCCTGACTTTTGCGTTTTCTATGCCCTCCGGCGGATTTGAGTAAATGAACGTTCCATCAGGGTTGTTTGTCCACAGAGCCTCAAGTATATTAGAAAACTTTTGAAGACTCTGGTCTATAACCTCTTTGTGATTGAGCTCTTTCTGCCAGCTTAAAACAAGCTGCGGAATAACTTCATTTTCAATTATTTCAATAGCTTCTGTAATGCGTTGCTGGTTTACTTCTATCTCTACTCTCTTTGTAATTTTTACTGAGATGTCATTTCTGACAGACTCAAACTCCCTGCACATGTCAACAAGCCTGTTCATAAGCCGCATAAGCCTTTCTGCAGTTTTTTTACTTACCTCTACAGAACTCAAAATTCTGCTGGTGCTCAAATCGACAGCGATGTAGCTATTTTCCAGTCTTGTTACATAGTGCTTAAGATCATTCACAATAGAGTACTGGACAGAAAGTTTCTCTGAGGCTTGTGAAATCTTCTTGTTTGTGTAGTCAACAAGCTGAGATACTTGATTTAATCTCTGGAAAGTAGTCTTGCCATATTCTACCTGCATTGATATAATATCCTTACTTTTCTCGCTTAGGCTTGAAATTCCATCAACTATGCCAGAAATCTCTATGATAAAGTCTCCAATCTCGTCTGCAGTCGTTTTTGTATCATTTGAAAGTCTTCGGATTTGGTCAGCAATTACATGAAAGCCTGTTTTGAAATTCTCGCCAAGCACACTTTCAAGCTTTGCAGATTCAATAGAAGCGTTCAGTGCAAGGATGTTTATCTGCTCTGAAATTTTTACAATTGTGCCAAGAAAATCTTCTACCTTTTTGAAAACAGCCTTGAGTTTGGTTATTTTGTCTGCTATTTTCTGGGTATACGCTGTATTTTCCAAAACCATATTTTCCAAATCGCTTGACACCTCTGCAAGCAGCTTTTGAATGTCTTCTTGAATATTCTGGTTTTTTTCTCTGAAATGAGCCATGAATTCTTCAAGGTCAGAAACATTTGTGTATGCACTTTCAATGTGTTGAAGGACAAGTTTCAAGCCTACCAAAAGCCCTGAGATGGAATTTTGAATGTCCCTGCTGTTTGAAAGCACAAGATTAGATTGCTGCTGG
The sequence above is drawn from the Caldicellulosiruptor bescii DSM 6725 genome and encodes:
- a CDS encoding methyl-accepting chemotaxis protein encodes the protein MKKKGIAKSRNNVNLQSLIISFLKSGKLAKRFALLIACIVIVPIVIIDILSISMSVKSVINESKKSYLAATDSTAKYFQLAIKTAQNNATQLMSNELIQRYYSESKQVALEDYEKITLQTNANKAIQNVLISNNMIAGIYILVNKEKSLFNPSIVFELDYEKIKNTGWYKKILDAGGPTIIEAHDKEFDEVAQKNNANIPEYAFCIGLPFKDIATNETLGVMLFDVSKSWLRDQLQESQISQQGGFMLAVSSQGQVVLPIEWENKFKNIPNKDTNFIKKVLENMKADKQSGAFDTVYSNQPFLITYSLIPDTPWAVIGMIPISQLMTSARKLEVISIVLTITFTLLALVLGIYFALRIVRDIEKITKAFEVAEKGDLTVKLDIQRYDEIGLMAHSFNNMTKNIKQLIEKGVTLSGEVTSAISTLSTVAGETAAASNEVAKAISEIAEGASNQAKEATGVVEVVSRFGEKIETIVESSSKMERLTQEVSNLSEKGENAVEVLSNVSLDTENITNTMISTINQLAEYSRSIGKIIQVLSSISEQTKLLALNASIEAAKAGEAGRGFAVVASEIRKLADQSKESTREVEDMIKRIVSQTKAAQDVADKVEDVIEKQNEAVKNVSEAFSSIKSAMDDLIDGIENINQSIMSIDKEKDTIVRSIENISAISQETAASSEEVSASTQEQLAAIEELRAMAESLNKLAQDLKEAMQVFKV
- a CDS encoding sodium ion-translocating decarboxylase subunit beta, whose protein sequence is MYKLSGGKINPLIGSAGVSAVPMAARVSQVVGQKENPSNFLLMHAMGPNVAGVIGSAVAAGVLLTLFK
- a CDS encoding methyl-accepting chemotaxis protein, giving the protein MQVVLTILGALVLSVVFSILILKIFVDKTLSILQGKNNLSAIEKLFLKPVKDWAVSFQSFLSDIFKEIDLAYNKILSVAYDIEASAEKNQQQSNLVLSNSRDIQNSISGLLVGLKLVLQHIESAYTNVSDLEEFMAHFREKNQNIQEDIQKLLAEVSSDLENMVLENTAYTQKIADKITKLKAVFKKVEDFLGTIVKISEQINILALNASIESAKLESVLGENFKTGFHVIADQIRRLSNDTKTTADEIGDFIIEISGIVDGISSLSEKSKDIISMQVEYGKTTFQRLNQVSQLVDYTNKKISQASEKLSVQYSIVNDLKHYVTRLENSYIAVDLSTSRILSSVEVSKKTAERLMRLMNRLVDMCREFESVRNDISVKITKRVEIEVNQQRITEAIEIIENEVIPQLVLSWQKELNHKEVIDQSLQKFSNILEALWTNNPDGTFIYSNPPEGIENAKVREWFTKAVAGHTYVSSAYISAITRNYCITVSMPVYDCIGKLLGVIGADIKL